The Pseudalkalibacillus hwajinpoensis DNA window ATGTGTACGCCACCGGTAAATGTTTCAGGTCCTGCTTGTAGATCAAACGAAAGCTTGGAATTGAGCAGATGCGCTGACATCCAGTAATCGGTCATTCCGATGAAAGGATCAGTTGGAATTACAGAGCTTTCCCCACTGTAATCGAAATAAAAACTATTCACGACGTCATCCGGGGCGAGGCCCGTGTTCTCTTCAAAGGTTTCTTGAAAGGCAACTGCTTGCTCCTGGAACCCTTCTGCAAAGAGAAGTGACGCGATCCCCACCATTAAAAATGCAAGAAAGGCGCAAAGTATAGCCATTCTTTTGTTGATGCGGTTTAGGTCTGGAAGTGTTTTAGTTGGATCAGCCGCTTCTTTAACACGTTCATATCTAAATGGGATAAAGGTTAATTGGAATGTTCCACACTGGATGCAATAAAGGTGCTCACCTGTATTAGAAGTGCCACAATCAGAACAGAATTTCGGGGTAATTTCTGTGGTTACATGTGGTTGCTGATCATGTTGCTGAAATGTCCCATCGAACGGACAATAATTATCTCCAAATGGAACCTCGTTACCGCAGGTTCTGCAATACATGCTGTAAACGCCTCCTACCCATTTTTAGCCCCACAACAACCGCAAAATAGAGCGGCTTGAGGGACATCTTCCTGACATAGTGAGCATGATCTGATAGGAACTGAAGTTGGTGCTTCAGAAGTTTGTACCTTGCTTCCACAGCTTCCACAAAAGCTATCTTCGTCGCTAACAGTGGCTCCGCACTCACAAGCCTGACCGCTAGATTCTTTTCGTAGCTGCATTTCTAGAGCTTTGTTCGCCTGATAGAGTTCTAGATCATATTGTTGAACGCGCTGAGCCTGTTCATTTAGTTCAGAATGCTGAACTTCGCCTTTCCTTACGAGACGATAAGCAAGTTCACCGAGCTGATTGATAATTTTTGATCGATTTGTAGCAGCGTCACTTGCGGTTTTTTTAAGCTGAGATACCTCCTGTGCAGTTTGAAGTTTGTTTTTCCCTTGCTGTAAGCCGTCTTGAAGTTTGGATAACCCTCCACCAATTTTGGTCTGTAAATCAGACATGACCGTCCCCCCTTTTTAGCGTGTACTTTTTCATAGTTATGTAAAAAGTCACTATACATGTTAAAAAAGTGCATAAGAAGATCGTATGAAAAAGAGGTCATAAATAGTAATTTCTGCCATATGATTTGGAATAATGGCAGGAGGTGGGAGAATGAATTGGTGTGGGTACTGTAGCAGGGAAGAGACCAGTGCATTTTGTGTGAAATGCGGACGTCAGGTAACGAAATCAGACCAGGTACGCCATGGAAAATGGGGGATCTGGGTAATGATTGTAGTCGCGCTGGTTATTATTTTGGGTGGAAGTTTCTACACGTTACGAGTACTATCATCTCCTGAGCGCACAGTTGATCGGTTTCGAGAGGCGATGATGCAGGAGGATTACGATGAGATGGCCACGATGGTCACTCATGTGAATCCCATTCTCTCACATAAGTCAGAAATCGTAAGTTTTACGAATTTAATTAAGAATCATCCCGAGCAGCGTATGCTTCTTATTCAAGATCTTGAGCGTCAAGCGAAGGCTTTAAAGGATCATGAATACGTGAAACCTAATAAAGACTTACTTATTCAAATGAAGTTAGTAGAAGAGGGAAAAACATTTTTGATATTCAATAATTACGCGATCACACCTGTTCCAATTTACGTAGAGGTGTACACGCAGTTTCCAGATACAACCCTTTTTGTTAATGAGGAAGAAGCTGGCGAATTTAATGGTACTGCGAAGAAAACAGGCCCTTTCATACCTGGCTTCTATCAGTTAAAAGCAGAACTAGAGAATGAAGGGTATAAGATGCGGGGAGAAGCCGAAGTCGAATTAATATACCCTGGGGAAACAGAACAAATCGATCTTCCTGTGAATGGGGCGTATGTATCTCCGAATTCTAATTATGAAGATGCTGTTCTATTTATTAATGGAAAAGGTACGGGTAATACGGTGGGGGAAACAGGCGAAATTGGACCTTTTCCAATCGACGGATCTGTTGTCATGCACGTTGAAAAGACGTTTGAAGTAGGTGTTGTGAAAAGTCCTTCAGTCCGTTTGGAGGGGGAAGATGTCTATTTAGCAATTGATTATAGTGAGCCAGAACCGGTTGTAATCGAGAAGGAAGTGCCATCTGAAACGACAGAGGTATTTGCCAGCGTTAATCAATCTGAACCAATTATTCAGGCAGTGAATACGTATTTGAGAGATTGGATTAATGCATATGAACATCTGGACACCAGTTATTTTACGAACCTGACGCCAGAGCTTTATTCCTATTTCGAAGATCGCTTTGTCTCCGTTAGACAAAATAATGGGGCATTCACGGGAGAGGTGCTAGAAGCTGCATTTGATATGGATAGTCTCGTGATCCATTCTTCAGGGAAAGTGGCAGAGGTAGATGTTCTCATTACAATGGATTCCGCTAACCATGAACCAGGTGATCAAAACGTTAGAACAGAAGTTACTTCAAGTGCTTTTCACTATAAGCTAGTGAAGAGTAATGGAAATTGGTTGATCAATAGCCGAGAAGAAGTGGAACATATTGACTTAACAAACGCTGTTATATTTCCCTGATAGAAGTTCCACTTTATTAATGCGGTAGTGTAGTGGGGGTCAGGCTTGCGCCTGACCCCCACTTTTAGATAAACGAAGAAATCAGTAACGCAAGAAATACGAGCGAGATTGCTCCGAGAAAGATCACTCCCATTTTGCGAATGGCAGGTGGAAATCGTTCTGTTAACGGCACTCGGATCAGAAAAATGAGGATTGCGAGTGAAAGAATAAGAAGTAAGAAATAGCCCAAAGGTTACACCACCAGTTCTGTTTTTAATGGTGTTCCCTATGAGCTTATGAATCAATCATTTCACTCCGTCCTCTGTTAATGAATCACTTTCCTTTGAAATAGTGCTAATAGTCTATATGACGGTGATTCTCATTTAAGTAGATAAATCTCTGCTTTAAAGGGGTGGGGGACAGACCCGTTACCGGTGACGCCAGTGACGCTACTCACTACGCTATGGTAGAAATTTACTAAAAATTCAAGGTTGAAATTCATCCTTTTAGGTAATAGAACAGTATGCAAACTAGTCTGCACCTGTCTTGGACTCTTACTACTATGTGAAAGGGGAGAATTGGATGAGCAAGTTGCTTTTAACTGGATTTGAACCTTTTCTTGAACATCGTCATAATCCAACCGAGCAAATCGTTAGAGAATTTGATGAAGAAGTAGTTGGAGGGTTTGAGGTTATTTCACGAGTCCTGCCAGTAGACTACGAACGGGCATCGGAAATGTTGATTGAGTATATTGAGCAATGCGAACCGATTGCCCTCATTATGCTGGGACTTGCAGCAGATCGGACGAAGGTAACGCCTGAGCGGATTGCGATCAATGTGAATGACAGTGTGGAAGATAATTCAGGAAATGCTCCGGTTGATCAACCAATTGTTGAGGGGGGACCAGCTGCTTATTTCTCAACGCTTCCTATTAAAAAAATGACCGACGCACTCGTACAAAATGGCATTCCAGCAGAGATTTCAAATACCGCAGGAACGTATTTGTGTAACAACGTGATGTATAGCGTGCTCTATGCACTCGAACAAAAAGGGCTTGATATTCCAGCGGGCTTCGTACATGTGCCACCTACTTTCGAGATGACACTCCATCACTCTGCACATACCGGCTTCCCATTTACGAGTATACGTGACTCGGTCAGGATTATCATAAATACCCTTTCAGATGAAGAATAGTATCGTTTTCAAAAAGAGCTGAGCCATCTGGTTCAGCTTTTTTTGAACCGTGAAACCACAATCGCCTCTAAATCGTAGAAAGAGTAGGGAGTGATAGTAATGGCAATTTGTCAACGATGCCACAAGAAATGGACGTGGAAAGAGACGTTCGCTTCAATGTTTACATTTAAGAAAGCAATCACTTGTCCAAAATGCCGAGGCAAGCAGTATATAACACGTGACTCAAGAAATAATTTATCGATCATTCCGACCTTTGTTGCGATGCTCTGGTTGCCTCTAGTGTTAGTTGGGATTAAGTTCCCAATCATTATAGCTATTGAGATCACCACGAGCTTGATAGTGTTATTACTTTTGCCTTTCTTTTATAAGGTAACGAATGAAGAAGAGTCGATGTGGTGAAATAACCTTAACTTAGTAAGAACAATAACGTGTTCTTAAATCTTTGTTTATCTAATAGACAAACTAACAGAGTGGTGCTATAATTCATTATGAAAGCAGTTACATAATTGATTCTGTGAAACACGATTAATCAGAATCGAAAGTAGCTTGACAGGAAGTTCAGAGTTAACTTATAAAGTGAGAAAATCGTTATTAGAAGCTTTAATTATACTCAAGGAGGAATATATTATGGCGTATTTCAACAATATTAACCGCATTCAGTATGAGGGAGCGCAGTCTTCCAATCCATTCGCATTTAAATATTACAATCCTGACGAAAAAATTGGTCATAAAACGATGAAAGAGCATCTTCGCTTTTCGATCGCATACTGGCACACGTTTACCGCAGATGGAGCAGATCCATTTGGGGCTGGAACAATGCTGCGTCCTTGGAGTGAATATAGCGGCATGGATCAAGCGAAAGCAAGAGTAGAAGCGGCTTTTGAATTGTTTGATAAGCTTGACGCACCTTTCTTTTGTTTCCACGATGTAGATGTAGCACCAGAAGGAGAAACACTTAAAGAATCGTATGACAACCTTGATACAATTGTATCGATGATAAAGGATTATATGAAGACAAGCTCTACTAAACTTCTATGGAATACGGCAAACATGTTCACGCATCCGCGATTTACACATGGTGCTGCGACAACATCTGAAGCAGATGTGTTTGCTTATGCAGCTGCTAAGGTAAAAAAAGGCCTAGAAGTTGGGAAAGAGCTTGGCGCAGAGAATTATGTTTTCTGGGGTGGACGTGAAGGGTATGAAACGTTGCTCAACACAGATATGAAGCTTGAGCTTGATAATCTTGGGCGTTTCTTTCACATGGCGCTTGATTATGCGAACGAAATTAATTTTACTGGACAATTTCTCATTGAACCAAAACCAAAAGAACCGTCTAAACATCAATATGATTTTGATGTAGCAACATCTCTATCATTCCTACAAAACTATGATTTGCAGGATCATTTTAAATTTAATATTGAAGCTAATCATGCAACGCTTGCTGGGCACACCTTTGAACATGAACTTCATACCGCTCGAATCAATGGAATGCTGGGCTCTGTTGATGCGAATCAGGGTGATACGCTGCTTGGATGGGATACAGATGAATTTCCAACGGATTTGTATGCGACAACCCTTGCGATGTATGAGATTCTTAAGAATGATGGACTTGGAAAAGGTGGTCTGAATTTCGATTCAAAAGTTCGTCGAAACTCTTTTGATCCTGAAGATTTATTCCATGCACATATTGCTGGAATGGACAGCTTTGCAATCGGCTTAAAGGCTGCACATCAGATGCTTGAAGACCGTGTACTTGAGAACTTTATATCGGATCGCTATTCCAGCTTTTCTGAAGGAATCGGTAAAGAAATTATCGAAGGAAAAACGGATTTTCACAAGCTTGAACAGTATGCATTAGGTCTTTCAAATATTGAGACAAAATCTGGACGTATGGAAAAGTTAAAAGCAGAAATCAATTCATACTTATTGAACGCTTTCTCTAATGTTCGTGTATAAGTTAGAGTGGACTAAACAGTTAAATAAGTAAAGGATTCAAATGGTAAGCATGGATCCAGGTAAGGAGGAACTCCCTTGAGCTATGTCGTAGGAATTGATCTTGGAACAAGTGCGGTGAAAGTGATTGCTGTTGATCGCACTGGGCGGGTTCAGGCTGAGGTATCAAGAAGCTATCCGCTTCATCATCCAAAGTCGGGGGTTAGCGAACAAAATCCCGGAGACTGGGTAGAGAAAACACTTGATGCATTACATGAATTGACAAAGGAGATCCCGGCATCAGACATTGATGGAATGAGTTTTTCAGGTCAAATGCACGGTCTTGTTTTGTTGGATGAACAGTATCAACCGCTACGTCCGGCTATTCTCTGGAATGATACGCGTACAACAGAACAATGCCGTACCATTGAGGAACAGGTGGGGAAGGAACGTCTTCTCGAGATAGCAAAAAATCCTGCACTTGAAGGGTTTACACTCCCTAAATTACTCTGGGTGAAGGAGAATGAACCTGATCTATATGAGAAAGCAACCCTCTTTCTTTTGCCGAAAGATTATGTGCGCTATCGGTTTACGGGTGAGCTTTACATGGATTATTCGGATGCAGCAGGGACGCTATTAATGAATGTAAGTGAGAAAACCTGGAGTGATGAAATTGCATCCAGGACAGGTATCAGTCGATCACTATGCCCTCCCTTAATAGAATCAACTGAAAGGGTTGGCGCTTTTAAGGATGGTCTTGTAGAAGGTCTAACGAATGTTAGTGTTTTTGCAGGTGGGGCTGATAATGCTTGCGGAGCTATCGGGGCAGGGATTCTCGAACCGGGAAAAACACTTTGCAGTATCGGAACCTCGGGTGTAATCCTTTCTTATGAGGAGGATACTGATCTTACTGTTGATGGTAAAATTCATTATTTTAATCATGGAAAAGCAAATGCATATTATACGATGGGTGTGACTCTTTCTGCAGGCCAGAGCTTAAGCTGGTTTAAAGAGCAATTTGCTGAAGATACCCCTTTTGAAGAACTTTTATCTGATCTAGATGACGTCCCTGCAGGCTCGAATGGGCTCCTATTCACTCCTTATTTATCAGGAGAGAGAAGTCCACATGCTGACGCTCTTATAAGAGGAAGTTTTATCGGCATCGATGCTTCACACACACGAAAGCATCTCGTTCGTTCAGTCCTTGAAGGCATTACCTTCTCATTGAATGAGTCTCTGGCTATTTTTAGAGAGAGTGGCAAAGAAATTGATGAGATTGTTTCAATTGGCGGTGGTGCGAAGAATGACAGCTGGCTTCAAATGCAGGCTGATATTTTTAACGCGACTGTCACGAGACATGAAAGTGAAGAAGGACCAGCGCTTGGGGCGGCAATGCTTGCAGCTTTTGGATGCGGATGGTTTCCGACTCTAGAAGCATGTGCGGACTCTTTTCTAAAAGTCAAAA harbors:
- the xylB gene encoding xylulokinase produces the protein MSYVVGIDLGTSAVKVIAVDRTGRVQAEVSRSYPLHHPKSGVSEQNPGDWVEKTLDALHELTKEIPASDIDGMSFSGQMHGLVLLDEQYQPLRPAILWNDTRTTEQCRTIEEQVGKERLLEIAKNPALEGFTLPKLLWVKENEPDLYEKATLFLLPKDYVRYRFTGELYMDYSDAAGTLLMNVSEKTWSDEIASRTGISRSLCPPLIESTERVGAFKDGLVEGLTNVSVFAGGADNACGAIGAGILEPGKTLCSIGTSGVILSYEEDTDLTVDGKIHYFNHGKANAYYTMGVTLSAGQSLSWFKEQFAEDTPFEELLSDLDDVPAGSNGLLFTPYLSGERSPHADALIRGSFIGIDASHTRKHLVRSVLEGITFSLNESLAIFRESGKEIDEIVSIGGGAKNDSWLQMQADIFNATVTRHESEEGPALGAAMLAAFGCGWFPTLEACADSFLKVKKQFTPNDENVKAYHKLFSLYQSVYGQTKELNQKLNEYRI
- the pcp gene encoding pyroglutamyl-peptidase I, with product MSKLLLTGFEPFLEHRHNPTEQIVREFDEEVVGGFEVISRVLPVDYERASEMLIEYIEQCEPIALIMLGLAADRTKVTPERIAINVNDSVEDNSGNAPVDQPIVEGGPAAYFSTLPIKKMTDALVQNGIPAEISNTAGTYLCNNVMYSVLYALEQKGLDIPAGFVHVPPTFEMTLHHSAHTGFPFTSIRDSVRIIINTLSDEE
- the xylA gene encoding xylose isomerase, with amino-acid sequence MAYFNNINRIQYEGAQSSNPFAFKYYNPDEKIGHKTMKEHLRFSIAYWHTFTADGADPFGAGTMLRPWSEYSGMDQAKARVEAAFELFDKLDAPFFCFHDVDVAPEGETLKESYDNLDTIVSMIKDYMKTSSTKLLWNTANMFTHPRFTHGAATTSEADVFAYAAAKVKKGLEVGKELGAENYVFWGGREGYETLLNTDMKLELDNLGRFFHMALDYANEINFTGQFLIEPKPKEPSKHQYDFDVATSLSFLQNYDLQDHFKFNIEANHATLAGHTFEHELHTARINGMLGSVDANQGDTLLGWDTDEFPTDLYATTLAMYEILKNDGLGKGGLNFDSKVRRNSFDPEDLFHAHIAGMDSFAIGLKAAHQMLEDRVLENFISDRYSSFSEGIGKEIIEGKTDFHKLEQYALGLSNIETKSGRMEKLKAEINSYLLNAFSNVRV
- a CDS encoding TIGR04104 family putative zinc finger protein; this translates as MAICQRCHKKWTWKETFASMFTFKKAITCPKCRGKQYITRDSRNNLSIIPTFVAMLWLPLVLVGIKFPIIIAIEITTSLIVLLLLPFFYKVTNEEESMW
- a CDS encoding zinc ribbon domain-containing protein, yielding MNWCGYCSREETSAFCVKCGRQVTKSDQVRHGKWGIWVMIVVALVIILGGSFYTLRVLSSPERTVDRFREAMMQEDYDEMATMVTHVNPILSHKSEIVSFTNLIKNHPEQRMLLIQDLERQAKALKDHEYVKPNKDLLIQMKLVEEGKTFLIFNNYAITPVPIYVEVYTQFPDTTLFVNEEEAGEFNGTAKKTGPFIPGFYQLKAELENEGYKMRGEAEVELIYPGETEQIDLPVNGAYVSPNSNYEDAVLFINGKGTGNTVGETGEIGPFPIDGSVVMHVEKTFEVGVVKSPSVRLEGEDVYLAIDYSEPEPVVIEKEVPSETTEVFASVNQSEPIIQAVNTYLRDWINAYEHLDTSYFTNLTPELYSYFEDRFVSVRQNNGAFTGEVLEAAFDMDSLVIHSSGKVAEVDVLITMDSANHEPGDQNVRTEVTSSAFHYKLVKSNGNWLINSREEVEHIDLTNAVIFP
- a CDS encoding zinc ribbon domain-containing protein yields the protein MSDLQTKIGGGLSKLQDGLQQGKNKLQTAQEVSQLKKTASDAATNRSKIINQLGELAYRLVRKGEVQHSELNEQAQRVQQYDLELYQANKALEMQLRKESSGQACECGATVSDEDSFCGSCGSKVQTSEAPTSVPIRSCSLCQEDVPQAALFCGCCGAKNG